One Streptomyces sp. NBC_00223 genomic window carries:
- a CDS encoding helix-turn-helix domain-containing protein, whose amino-acid sequence MADTEKSPEPEGTEQRITDLDALKVFTHPLRIRLYRALFTAREATASRLSEQVDEAVSLVSYHLRKMAAHGFIEEAPGHGSDGRERWWKVSAEHGFSFRSADFADRPEGVAVLSQVTRQLLATRAERYERYLDQQAAWPREWTDASFSSEYMPRLTSDELQEMAEEIGALMRRWIDRGRSAEEAGDTAGREHVAVQMYGFPSRE is encoded by the coding sequence GTGGCAGACACCGAGAAGTCCCCGGAACCCGAGGGCACCGAGCAGCGCATCACCGACCTCGACGCGCTGAAGGTGTTCACCCATCCGTTGCGCATCCGGCTCTACCGCGCGCTCTTCACCGCCCGCGAGGCCACCGCGTCCCGGCTGTCCGAGCAGGTGGACGAGGCCGTCTCGCTGGTCAGCTACCACCTGCGGAAGATGGCCGCGCACGGCTTCATCGAGGAGGCGCCGGGGCACGGCAGCGACGGACGCGAGCGGTGGTGGAAGGTCTCCGCCGAGCACGGGTTCTCCTTCCGCAGCGCGGACTTCGCGGACCGGCCCGAGGGCGTGGCCGTGCTGAGCCAGGTCACCCGGCAGCTGCTCGCCACGCGCGCGGAGCGGTACGAGCGGTATCTCGACCAGCAGGCGGCCTGGCCGCGCGAGTGGACCGACGCGTCGTTCAGCTCGGAGTACATGCCGCGGCTGACCTCGGACGAGCTCCAGGAGATGGCCGAGGAGATCGGGGCGCTGATGCGGCGCTGGATCGACCGGGGCCGATCCGCGGAGGAGGCGGGGGACACGGCGGGCCGCGAGCACGTGGCCGTCCAGATGTACGGCTTCCCTTCCCGCGAATAG
- a CDS encoding O-methyltransferase has protein sequence MSLDGTRAHLTGPGDLPPLVERAARTARHLGFAHSCRPEHGRLLYALAAGAERIGETGTGCGVGLAWLVSGMREGATAVSVERDPARASTSAALFAALAPEVTVRCADWTAIAEDGPFDLLVLDGGGQGKHGRDSAGPEGTEGPEGMGAEGGGQDDTPADPTLLLRPGGVLVIDDFTPAAGGPPLHEGRPDTARLHWLDHPALRAVEVPLAPDLAVLVCTRRS, from the coding sequence ATGTCTCTCGACGGCACCCGTGCCCACCTCACCGGTCCCGGCGATCTGCCACCCCTGGTGGAGCGCGCCGCCCGGACCGCCCGTCACCTCGGCTTCGCCCACTCCTGCCGCCCCGAGCACGGCCGCCTGCTGTACGCGCTCGCCGCGGGCGCAGAGCGGATCGGCGAGACCGGAACCGGGTGCGGGGTGGGCCTCGCCTGGCTGGTGTCGGGGATGCGCGAGGGCGCCACGGCGGTCAGCGTCGAACGCGACCCCGCCCGGGCCTCCACGTCCGCCGCGCTCTTCGCGGCCCTCGCCCCCGAGGTGACCGTGCGCTGCGCCGACTGGACGGCCATCGCCGAGGACGGCCCCTTCGACCTGCTGGTGCTCGACGGCGGCGGCCAGGGGAAACACGGGCGGGACAGCGCCGGCCCGGAAGGCACGGAAGGCCCCGAAGGCATGGGAGCCGAGGGCGGCGGGCAGGACGACACCCCCGCAGACCCGACCCTGCTGCTGCGGCCCGGCGGGGTGCTGGTGATCGACGACTTCACCCCGGCCGCCGGCGGGCCCCCGCTGCACGAGGGACGGCCCGACACGGCCCGGCTGCACTGGCTCGACCACCCGGCGCTGCGCGCGGTGGAGGTGCCGCTGGCCCCGGACCTGGCCGTGCTGGTCTGCACCCGCCGGTCATAG
- the hisI gene encoding phosphoribosyl-AMP cyclohydrolase, with the protein MSATSLDPAIAARLRTNPDGLVPAIAQQYDTGEVLMLGWMDAEALHRTLTTGRCTYWSRSRREYWVKGDTSGHVQHVKSVALDCDADTVLVKVDQVGAACHTGDRTCFDADVLLPASGQ; encoded by the coding sequence ATGTCCGCGACCTCGCTCGACCCCGCCATCGCCGCCCGTCTGAGGACCAACCCCGACGGCCTGGTGCCCGCCATCGCCCAGCAGTACGACACCGGTGAGGTGCTGATGCTCGGCTGGATGGACGCGGAGGCGCTGCACCGCACCCTGACCACCGGCCGCTGCACGTACTGGAGCCGCAGCCGGCGCGAGTACTGGGTCAAGGGCGACACCTCCGGGCATGTCCAGCACGTGAAGTCGGTGGCCCTCGACTGCGACGCCGACACCGTGCTGGTCAAGGTCGACCAGGTCGGCGCCGCCTGTCACACCGGCGACCGCACCTGCTTCGACGCCGACGTCCTGCTGCCCGCCTCGGGCCAGTAG
- a CDS encoding anthranilate synthase component I, whose product MDLETFRKLAVDRRVVPVSRRLLADGDTPVGLYRKLAGERVGTFLLESADGGTSQAEGAGSGGSWSRYSFVGVRSAATLTARDGQAHWLGTPPVGVPVDGDPLAALGATVEALHTPRDLAAGMPPFTGGMVGYLGYDIVRRLERIGEHGADTLRLPELTMLLTSDLAVLDHWDGSVLLIANAINHNDQDTGVDEAYADAVARLDAMEADLAAPVRTAPVVLPESRLPEYTTRWGGQDFRDAVEDIKERIRAGEAFQVVPSQRFETPCSASALDVYRVLRATNPSPYMYLLRFPGEDGGAEGGFDVVGSSPEALVKVEDGHAMLHPIAGTRPRGATRPIDLALGEELLADPKERAEHLMLVDLGRNDLGRVCEPGSVEVVDFMSVERYSHVMHIVSTVTGKVAAGRTAFDVLTACFPAGTLSGAPKPRAMQIIEELEPSRRGLYGGCVGYLDFAGDSDTAIAIRTALLRDGTAYVQAGAGIVADSDPESEDAECRNKAAAVLRAVATANRLYG is encoded by the coding sequence ATGGATCTCGAAACCTTCCGCAAACTGGCGGTGGACCGCCGAGTCGTCCCGGTCAGCCGCCGCCTCCTCGCGGACGGCGACACCCCGGTGGGCCTCTACCGCAAGCTCGCGGGCGAACGCGTCGGAACGTTTCTGCTCGAATCGGCGGACGGAGGCACCTCCCAGGCTGAAGGCGCCGGGAGCGGGGGGTCCTGGTCCCGTTACTCCTTCGTGGGGGTGCGCTCGGCCGCCACCTTGACCGCGCGCGACGGGCAGGCGCACTGGCTCGGCACCCCGCCGGTCGGCGTCCCGGTCGACGGCGACCCGCTGGCCGCGCTGGGGGCCACCGTGGAGGCCCTGCACACCCCGCGCGACCTGGCCGCCGGGATGCCGCCCTTCACCGGCGGCATGGTCGGCTATCTGGGCTACGACATCGTCCGCCGTCTGGAGCGCATCGGCGAGCACGGCGCCGACACGCTGCGGCTGCCGGAGCTGACCATGCTGCTCACCTCCGACCTGGCCGTACTCGACCACTGGGACGGCAGCGTGCTGCTGATCGCCAACGCGATCAACCACAACGACCAGGACACCGGTGTCGACGAGGCGTACGCGGACGCCGTGGCCCGGCTCGACGCCATGGAGGCCGATCTCGCCGCGCCCGTGCGCACCGCGCCCGTCGTGCTGCCCGAGTCCCGGCTGCCGGAGTACACCACCCGCTGGGGCGGCCAGGACTTCCGGGACGCGGTCGAGGACATCAAGGAGCGCATCCGGGCGGGCGAGGCGTTCCAGGTCGTGCCCTCGCAGCGGTTCGAGACGCCCTGCTCGGCCAGTGCCCTCGACGTCTACCGGGTGCTGCGGGCCACCAACCCGAGCCCGTACATGTACCTGCTGCGCTTCCCCGGCGAGGACGGCGGCGCGGAGGGCGGCTTCGACGTGGTCGGCTCCAGCCCCGAGGCGCTGGTCAAGGTCGAGGACGGCCACGCGATGCTGCACCCGATCGCGGGCACCCGGCCGCGCGGCGCCACCCGGCCGATCGACCTCGCGCTCGGCGAGGAACTGCTGGCCGACCCCAAGGAGCGCGCCGAGCATCTGATGCTGGTCGACCTGGGCCGCAACGACCTGGGCCGGGTCTGCGAGCCCGGCAGCGTCGAGGTCGTCGACTTCATGTCCGTCGAGCGCTACTCGCACGTCATGCACATCGTCTCGACCGTCACGGGCAAGGTCGCCGCGGGCCGTACCGCCTTCGACGTGCTCACCGCGTGCTTCCCGGCCGGCACCCTGTCGGGCGCGCCCAAGCCGCGGGCGATGCAGATCATCGAGGAGCTGGAGCCGTCCCGGCGCGGGCTGTACGGCGGCTGCGTCGGCTATCTGGACTTCGCCGGGGACTCCGACACCGCCATCGCGATCCGCACCGCGCTGCTGCGGGACGGCACGGCGTACGTCCAGGCGGGCGCGGGCATCGTGGCCGACTCCGACCCGGAGTCGGAGGACGCCGAGTGCCGCAACAAGGCGGCGGCGGTGCTGCGCGCGGTGGCGACCGCGAACCGGCTCTACGGCTGA
- a CDS encoding TIGR03085 family metal-binding protein has translation MSTHAQRERLLLADLLERSGPDAPTLCDGWRTRDLAAHVVVRERRSDAAAGQVIPKLADRLERIRGQYAAKPYEELVQLIRTGPPRLSPFALKQLDEAANTVEFYVHAEDVRRAAPDWSPRPVDPVFADALWSRLERGARMLGRRSPVGLVLRCPDGRTTVAHKGTPVVTVTGEPQELTMFVFGRQGSADVTAEGDKDAVAQAYDAKLGV, from the coding sequence ATGTCGACCCATGCACAGCGTGAACGTCTGCTCCTCGCCGACCTGCTGGAGCGGTCGGGGCCCGACGCCCCGACGCTGTGCGACGGCTGGAGGACCCGGGACCTGGCCGCGCATGTGGTCGTACGCGAGCGGCGCAGCGACGCCGCGGCCGGGCAGGTGATCCCCAAGCTCGCCGACCGCCTGGAGCGGATCCGCGGGCAGTACGCCGCGAAGCCCTACGAGGAGCTGGTCCAGCTGATCAGGACCGGCCCGCCCCGGCTGTCGCCCTTCGCCCTCAAGCAGCTCGACGAGGCCGCCAACACGGTGGAGTTCTACGTCCACGCGGAGGACGTCAGGCGGGCGGCCCCCGACTGGTCCCCGCGGCCGGTCGACCCGGTCTTCGCCGACGCCCTGTGGTCGCGGCTGGAGCGCGGGGCCCGGATGCTGGGCCGCCGCTCCCCGGTGGGGCTGGTGCTGCGCTGCCCTGACGGCCGGACCACCGTGGCGCACAAGGGCACCCCGGTGGTGACGGTCACCGGCGAGCCGCAGGAGCTGACGATGTTCGTCTTCGGCCGCCAGGGCTCGGCCGATGTGACGGCCGAGGGCGACAAGGACGCGGTGGCCCAGGCGTACGACGCGAAACTGGGCGTCTGA
- a CDS encoding S53 family peptidase encodes MRITLTPVALRSGIALTAAAGLAVSGLALASSAGAATNASTTVSTTRSCAVSAKAGVMACKALKVTGGLNSLAVSTGSVKPAATPSGYGPADLRSAYALPATGGSGATVAIVDAYDDPNAEADLATYRSTYGLAACTTANGCFRKVGQSGTSSLPKADAGWAEEISLDLDMVSAVCPSCHILLVEATSSSMANLGTAVNTAVSLGAKYVSNSYGGSESSSDTSYDSSYFNHPGVAITVSAGDSGYGAEYPAASKYVTAVGGTSLKKNSTARGWTDTVWNGTGSGCSRYDAKPTWQKDTGCAKRTIADVSAVADPATGVAVYDTYGGDKGWEVFGGTSASSPIIASVYALAGTPSSSSTPASFPYAHTGSLNDVVSGSNGSCSGSYLCTGATGYDGPTGLGTPNGVTAFQG; translated from the coding sequence TTGCGAATCACCCTTACCCCGGTAGCCCTCCGCTCCGGGATCGCCCTCACCGCCGCGGCGGGCCTGGCCGTTTCCGGCCTCGCCCTCGCCTCGTCCGCGGGAGCCGCGACCAACGCGTCGACCACCGTGTCCACCACCCGTTCCTGCGCGGTGAGCGCCAAAGCCGGCGTCATGGCCTGTAAGGCCCTCAAGGTGACCGGCGGTCTCAACTCGCTGGCCGTGTCCACCGGTTCGGTGAAGCCGGCGGCCACCCCGTCCGGTTACGGACCGGCCGATCTGCGCAGCGCCTACGCCCTGCCCGCCACGGGCGGTTCCGGCGCGACCGTGGCCATCGTGGACGCCTACGACGACCCGAACGCGGAAGCGGACCTGGCCACGTACCGCTCCACGTACGGCCTGGCCGCCTGCACCACCGCCAACGGCTGCTTCCGCAAGGTCGGTCAGTCCGGCACGTCCTCGCTGCCCAAGGCCGACGCGGGCTGGGCCGAGGAGATATCGCTCGACCTCGACATGGTCAGCGCCGTCTGCCCGAGCTGCCACATCCTGCTGGTCGAGGCGACCAGTTCCTCGATGGCCAACCTCGGCACCGCCGTCAACACCGCGGTGTCGCTGGGCGCGAAGTACGTCTCCAACAGCTACGGCGGCAGCGAGTCCTCCTCGGACACCTCGTACGACAGCTCGTACTTCAACCACCCGGGCGTGGCCATCACGGTCAGCGCGGGCGACAGCGGCTACGGCGCCGAGTACCCGGCCGCCTCGAAGTACGTCACCGCGGTCGGCGGCACCTCGCTGAAGAAGAACTCGACGGCCCGCGGCTGGACCGACACCGTCTGGAACGGCACCGGTTCGGGCTGCTCGCGCTACGACGCCAAGCCGACCTGGCAGAAGGACACCGGCTGCGCCAAGCGCACGATCGCCGACGTCTCCGCGGTCGCCGACCCGGCCACCGGCGTGGCGGTCTACGACACCTACGGCGGCGACAAGGGCTGGGAGGTGTTCGGCGGCACCAGCGCCTCCTCGCCGATCATCGCCTCGGTGTACGCGCTCGCCGGCACCCCGTCCTCGAGCTCGACCCCGGCGTCCTTCCCGTACGCGCACACCGGGTCGCTCAACGACGTGGTGAGCGGCTCCAACGGTTCGTGCTCCGGCTCGTACCTGTGCACGGGCGCCACGGGCTACGACGGCCCGACCGGCCTGGGCACCCCCAACGGCGTGACGGCCTTCCAGGGCTGA